In Salvelinus sp. IW2-2015 linkage group LG23, ASM291031v2, whole genome shotgun sequence, a genomic segment contains:
- the tmprss15 gene encoding enteropeptidase produces MWRGKRRWSSTEVLLSVLCLTLLAVCVSLIIITWLAMQTDLDQCVLGGTESVFSGRLVITRGAVFTEKLRNRSSLQFKSLAFDTEHLISDAYSRGSLNNDFKACEVLEFSNGSVVVNFDLQFRQSVEVKEAEQQLVAGLQSTGGLVVNQNSVQVTVKEDLTTYQPTSSTKLTTTPHLSTTSSSGKCPPYHMACGDGTTCVATMQFCDGVDNCPDGSDENHTLCATKCDGQFLLLGPTGSFHSENFPLLYNNGMICRWVIRVQKGLAITMNFHSFDTEEEIDTLSLYEGTGQGKNLTYLLSGRSPGTVWLLSDKATVEFSSDDYNNFQGFNATYSAEDISNLSNEERLSCSFEEGLCFWRQEPEDEGDWIRTNFPTFPPFTGPNFDHTFGNQSGYYIVTPGSPGQWEKNFKIRSLRLAHSKEPMCLKFWYHMYGENVHRLRVLVERRSTSVVREASVIVVFQKEGNYGDNWHFGQVTLNSTADATVVFEAQKKGGMKNDIALDDISLTNGPCGADPPDPTVVPTPTTPPPIPPDCGGPFDLWEHNSTFSSPNYPHSYGNKASCLWTLHAREGWNILLHFLDFDVESTYDMVEVRDGAGPQSELLGVFTGTDATFPDVISTANQITVMFFTDSTGYGRGFRANFTSGLALGMPKPCVTGLYRCQSGECISNVSVCNGQPDCADSSDEADCVHQVSVDSTSVRHLQLQVQTTRYTTCGQHWNSQLSHFMCRYLGYRSGSALLIPSTEKDSPFTTVSVAANGTLDLTPSEKCTGEKVISLECDNQPCGVRMVSQKMDQSGSTERRMEEKGEEESEESGTVRVVGGTDSRKGAWPWMVSLYFRGRHVCGATLIDNEWLVTAAHCVYGKNIHISNWEAVLGLHSQDSVDVLPSQTRKVDHIIMNKHYNRRTKDADIAMMHLQTNVNFTDYIQPICLPASDQQFEAGRKCFIAGWGAEVEQGTAANVLQQAVLPLVSRSECQKLLPEYNITARMVCAGYSEGGVDSCQGDSGGPLMCEEDGHWVQVGVISFGVGCGRPQRPSVYALVSQFADWVVQTRRLS; encoded by the exons ATGTGGCGTGGGAAGCGACGTTGGTCGTCCACGGAGGTGCTGCTGAGTGTCctgtgtctgaccctgctggcgGTGTGTGTCagcctcatcatcatcacctggCTCGCCATGCAGACTGACT TGGACCAGTGTGTACTAGGTGGGACTGAGTCTGTGTTCAGTGGGAGGCTGGTCATTACGAGGGGGGCTGTGTTTACTGAGAAGCTGAGAAACAGGAGCAGTCTGCAGTTCAAGTCCCTGGCCTTCGACACAGAGCATCTG ATATCTGACGCTTACAGCCGTGGCTCCCTCAATAATGACTTCAAGGCCTGTGAAGTTTTAGAATTCAG CAATGGCAGTGTGGTGGTGAACTTTGACCTGCAGTTTCGTCAGAGTGTGGAGGTGAAGGAGGCAGAGCAGCAGCTGGTGGCTGGGCTTCAGAGCACTGGGGGCCTGGTGGTTAACCAAAATAGCGTCCAGGTCACAG tgaaaGAGGACCTAACTACATACCAGCCGACCTCTTCAACCAAACTGACCACCACACCTCATCTTTCCACTACATCTTCTTCAG GGAAATGCCCACCTTATCATATGGCCTGTGGGGATGGTACTACATGTGTGGCCACCATGCAGTTTTGTGACGGAGTAGACAATTGTCCTGATGGCTCAGATGAAAACCATACTCTCTGTG CAACAAAGTGCGATGGCCAATTCCTTCTTCTTGGTCCTACGGGCTCCTTCCATTCTGAAAACTTCCCTCTCCTCTACAACAATGGCATGATTTGCCGCTGGGTCATACG agttCAGAAAGGACTGGCCATAACGATGAATTTCCACTCATTCGACACAGAAGAAGAGATTGATACTCTCAGTCTGTATGAGGGCACAGGACAGGGGAAAAATCTGACAT ACCTGCTGTCAGGCCGTTCCCCAGGCACTGTGTGGCTGCTGTCTGACAAGGCCACTGTTGAGTTCTCTTCTGACGATTACAACAATTTCCAAGGATTTAATGCCACCTACTCAGCAGAAGACATCAGCAACCTCTCTA aTGAGGAGAGGCTGAGCTGCTCCTTTGAGGAGGGCCTGTGTTTCTGGAGGCAGGAGCCTGAGGATGAAGGGGACTGGATACGCACCAATTTCCCCACATTCCCCCCTTTCACAGGCCCAAACTTTGACCATACATTTGGTAACCAATCAG GCTACTACATTGTCACACCGGGAAGCCCTGGCCAGTGGGAGAAGAACTTCAAGATCCGCAGCCTCCGATTAGCTCACTCAAAGGAACCGATGTGTCTGAAGTTCtg GTACCACATGTATGGAGAGAATGTGCATCGGCTGAGGGTGTTGGTAGAGAGACGGTCAACTTCTGTGGTCAGAGAAGCTTCAGTCATTGTGGTCTTCCAGAAGGAGGGGAACTATGGAGATAACTGGCACTTCGGCCAGGTCACCCTGAACAGCACAGCTGATGCAACG GTGGTTTTTGAGGCTCAGAAGAAGGGGGGTATGAAGAATGACATCGCCCTGGATGACATTAGTCTGACAAATGGTCCCTGTGGGGCGGACCCACCAGACCCAACAGTGGTTCCCACCCCTACAACACCACCTCCAATACCTC CTGACTGTGGAGGACCTTTTGACCTCTGGGAACACAACTCTACATTCAGCTCCCCCAACTACCCACACTCCTATGGAAACAAGGCTTCTT GTTTGTGGACTCTTCATGCCAGGGAAGGATGGAACATCCTGCTTCACTTCCTGGATTTTGACGTTGAGTCGACCTATGACATGGTGGAGGTGCGGGATGGGGCGGGGCCACAGTCTGAACTGCTTG GTGTCTTCACTGGTACTGATGCTACCTTTCCAGATGTGATCTCCACAGCCAATCAGATCACAGTGATGTTCTTTACAGACAGTACAGGGTATGGCAGAGGGTTCCGTGCCAACTTCACATCAGGATTAGCACTGGGCATGCCAA AGCCTTGTGTCACTGGGCTATATCGGTGTCAGTCTGGAGAATGTATCTCCAATGTCAGTGTGTGTAACGGCCAACCAGACTGCGCTGACTCCTCAGACGAAGCTGACTGTG TGCATCAGGTATCAGTGGACAGTACGAGTGTCAGACATCTGCAGCTCCAGGTCCAGACCACCCGGTACACAACCTGTGGTCAACACTGGAACTCTCAGCTCTCCCACTTCATGTGTCGTTACCTGGGCTACAG ATCAGGAAGTGCCCTGCTCATACCCTCCACAGAGAAAGACTCTCCCTTCACCACCGTGAGTGTGGCAGCCAACGGTACCCTGGACCTGACCCCCAG TGAAAAATGTACGGGTGAAAAGGTTATATCTTTGGAATGTGACAACCAAC CGTGTGGCGTTCGTATGGTCTCCCAGAAGATGGATCAAAGTGGGTCCACTGAACGAAGgatggaggagaaaggagaggaggagtcaGAGGAGAGTGGAACTGTCAGAGTGGTGGGAGGGACAGACTCTCGTAAGGGGGCGTGGCCATGGATGGTGTCGCTGTACTTTAGGGGTCGCCATGTGTGTGGAGCTACTCTGATTGACAACGAGTGGTTGGTTACCGCTGCACACTGCGTTTATGG GAAAAATATTCACATTTCCAACTGGGAGGCAGTTTTGGGCCTTCACTCCCAGGACAGTGTAGATGTCCTCCCATCACAGACCCGAAAGGTTGACCACATCATCATGAACAAACACTACAACAGACGGACCAAGGATGCTGACATCGCAATGATGCACCTTCAAACAAACGTCAACTTCACAG ATTACATTCAACCCATCTGTCTGCCAGCAAGTGACCAGCAGTTTGAGGCTGGGAGGAAGTGTTTCATTGCAGGCTGGGGAGCAGAAGTAGAGCAAG GCACAGCAGCTAATGTGCTGCAGCAGGCAGTGCTGCCCCTGGTGAGCCGCTCTGAGTGTCAGAAGCTGCTGCCTGAGTACAACATTACAGCCAGGATGGTGTGTGCCGGCTACTCTGAGGGGGGAGTGGACTCCTGCCAG GGGGACTCTGGAGGTCCACTCATGTGTGAAGAGGATGGCCACTGGGTGCAGGTGGGCGTGATTTCTTTTGGTGTGGGGTGTGGCCGCCCCCAGCGCCCTAGTGTGTACGCCCTGGTCTCCCAGTTCGCTGACTGGGTCGTCCAGACCAGACGGCTCTCCTGA